The window GAGCCCAACGCGGCCGGTGCCCTGGCGGCCAGCGTGGTGCAGCTGCAGGACGTGGGCACGCACCAAATGCTCACGGCGCGGGCAGGGGAGAGCGTGATCAAGGCACGGCTTCCATCCGACGTGCAGGTGCCGTCGATCGGCGCGCCGGTCTGGCTGAAGGTGGTGGACACGCACACCTGCTTCTATCGTGATGAGGAGCTCGTGGCATGAACGCAGCGCAGAACCGCTTCAAGCAAGCTCCCGCCCCCTTGGGGGGCAGCGAGGACACGAAGTGCCGAGCGTGGGGGCAGATATGAACGGAACGAACAAGCCCATCAACCAGAAGGCCTGGTGGCTGGTGTTGCCGGTGCTGCTGTGCGTGGCCTTTTCGGCCATCGTGCCGCTGATGACGGTGGTCAACTACTCGGTGCAGGACATCATCTCGCCCGAGCGCCGCGTGTTCGTCGGCACCGAGTGGTTCGCCTCGGTGATGCGCGACGACGAGCTGCACGGGGCGCTGTGGCGCCAGCTCGGCTTCTCGCTGGCGGTGCTGCTGGTCGAGATCCCGCTCGGCATCTGCCTGGCGCTCTCGATGCCCTCGACCGGGTGGAAGTCGTCCGCCGTGCTGGTGATCGTCGCGCTGTCGCTGCTGATCCCCTGGAACGTGGTCGGCACCATCTGGCAGATCTACGGCCGCGCCGACATCGGCCTGCTCGGCTGGACCCTGCAGAGGCTGGGCATCGACTACAACTACACCGGCAGCGCGACCGACGCCTGGATCACGGTGCTGGTGATGGACGTCTGGCATTGGACGCCGCTGGTGGCCTTGCTGTGCTTTGCGGGGCTGCGCTCCATCCCCGACGCGTACTACCAGGCCGCGCGCATCGACGGCGCCAGCCGCTTCGCCGTATTCCGCTACATCCAGCTGCCCAAGATGCGCGGCGTGCTGATGATCGCGGTGCTGCTGCGCTTCATGGACAGCTTCATGATCTACACCGAGCCATTCGTGCTGACGGGCGGCGGGCCGGGCAACGCCACCACCTTCCTGAGCCAGTACCTCACGCAGAAGGCCGTCGGCCAGTTCGACCTGGGCCCGGCGGCGGCGTTCTCGCTGATCTACTTCCTGATCATCCTGCTGTTCTGCTTCGTGCTCTACAACTGGATGCAGCGGGTCGGGACGCAGACCGTGGAGGAGCCGAAATGAGCGCCGATATGAACGAGCGACGCTTCCGCAAGCGCAGCATCTTCCTGCTGCTGTACATCCTGTTCGCCCTGTTGCCCATCTACTGGATGATCAACATGAGCTTCAAGACCAACGAGGAGATCCTTTCGAGCTTCTCCTTCTTTCCGCAGCAGTTCACCTGGGCCAACTACGCGCGCATCTTCACCGACGAGTCGTGGTACTCGGGCTACATCAACAGCCTGATCTACGTGGGCATCAACACGGTGGTGTCGCTCACGGTGGCGTTGCCGGCAGCCTATGCCTTCTCGCGCTATTCCTTTCTCGGCGACAAGCACGTCTTCTTCTGGCTGCTGACCAACCGCATGACGCCGCCGGCCGTGTTCCTGCTGCCTTTCTTCCAGCTCTACACCACCGTCGGGCTGATGGACACGCACCTGGGCGTCGCGCTGGCGCACCTGCTCTTCAACGTGCCGCTGGCGGTGTGGATCCTGGAAGGCTTCATGAGTGGTATCCCGCGCGAGATCGATGAGACGGCCTACATCGACGGCTACTCCTTCCCGCGCTTCTTCCTCACCATCTTCCTGCCGCTGATCAAGGCGGGCGTGGGCGTTGCGGCCTTCTTCTGCTTCATGTTCAGCTGGGTCGAGCTGCTGCTGGCGCGCACGCTGACCAGCGTGAACGCCAAGCCCATCGTGGCAACGATGACGCGGACGGTGAGTGCGTCCGGCATGGACTGGGCGACGCTGGCGGCCGCCGGCGTGCTCACGATCGTGCCCGGCGCGATCGTGATCTGGTTCGTGCGGCACTACATCGCGAAAGGGTTCGCGATGGGGCGTGTCTAGAGGAGACGGAGATGCTCGAATGGATGGTCTGGACCACCCCGGTGGCCGTGTTCTTCAGCTGCATCGCGCTGATGCTCGTCGCCATGACCGTGTGGGAAGTCAAGTCGCCCACCACCTTGCGCCGCGGTTGGCTGCCGATGGAAACCACGCGCGGCGACCGGCTCTTCATCGGCCTGCTGATCGCGGCCTATATCAACCTGGTCTTCATCGGCATCGCGGGCAAGCTCCAGGAGTGGCTGTCGCTGGAGGCCGAACCGTCGATCTGGATCAGCTTCGTGCTGTCGATGCTCGTACTCGGGCTTGTCATGCGCAAGGGCTGAGGCACGACTTGTTTCCACGCTCTCCGGCTCTTCGCTTTCCCGGGGCCGGGATCTGCACAACACCGGGAAGCACCTAGAGGAGACATCCATGAAGATTCGCTACACAGCGCTGGCACTGGCAGCGGCGGCGCTTGCCATGCAGAGCGCCTCGGCCGGCGAGGCCGAGGCCAAGAAGTGGATCGACAGCGAATTCCAGCCGTCGACCCTGAACAAGGACCAGCAGACCGCGGAGATGAAGTGGTTCATCGATGCCGCGAAGAAGCTGCAGGCCAAGGGGGTGCGTGAGATCTCGGTGGTGTCGGAAACCATCACGACGCACGAGTACGAGTCGAAGACCCTGGCCAAGGCCTTCGAGGAGATCACCGGCATCAAGGTCAAGCACGACATCATCCAGGAAGGCGACGTGGTCGAGAAGCTGCAGACGTCGATGCAGTCGGGCAAGTCGATCTACGACGGCTGGATCTCCGACTCCGACCTGATCGGCACCCACTACCGCTACGGCAAGATCATGTCCCTCACGGACTACATGGCCAACGCCGGCAAGGAATGGACCAATCCGGGGCTCGACGTCAAGGACTTCATCGGCACCAGCTTCACGACCGCACCGGACGGCCAGCTCTACCAGCTGCCCGACCAGCAGTTCGCCAACCTGTACTGGTTTCGCGCCGACCTGTTCGCGCGCCAGGACTTCAAGGACAAGTTCAAGGCCAAGTACGGCTACGAACTGGGTGTGCCGCTGAACTGGAGCGCCTACGAGGACATCGCGGAGTTCTTCAGTACCGACGTGAAGACCATCGATGGCAAGCCGATCTACGGGCACATGGACTACGGCAAGAAGGACCCCTCGCTGGGCTGGCGCTTCACCGACGCGTGGCTGTCCATGGCCGGCACCGCCGACAAGGGCATTCCCAATGGCATGCCGATCGACGAATGGGGCATCAAGGTCGCTGCCGACAAGTGCACGCCCGTGGGCGCCAGCGTGGCACGGGGGGGCGCGACCAATTCGCCGGCCGCCGTCTATGCGCTCACCAAGTACATCGACTGGATGAAGAAGTACGCGCCCAAGGAAGCCACCGGCATGACCTTCGGCGAGGCCGGCCCGGTGCCGGCGCAGGGCCAGATCGCTCAGCAGATCTTTTGGTACACCGCCTTCACGGCCGACATGACCAAGCCGGGCCTGCCGGTGGTGAACGCCGACGGATCACCGAAGTGGCGCATGGCGCCCGGCCCCAACGGCCCGTACTGGAAGCAGGGCATGCAGAACGGCTACCAGGACGTGGGCTCGTGGACCTTCTTCAAGGCCCATGATCCCAACAAGACGGCGGCGGCATGGCTCTACGCGCAGTTTGTGACATCCAAGACCGTCTCGGCCAAGAAGAGCGTGGTGGGCCTGACCTTCATCCGCGAGAGCGACATCCGCCATGACTACTTCACGCAGAACGCCAACAAGTACGGCGGCCTGATCGAGTTCTACCGCAGCCCGGCGCGCGTGGCCTGGACGCCCACCGGCACCAACGTGCCCGACTATCCGAAGCTCGCGCAGCTGTGGTGGAAGAACGTGGCCGAGGCAGTGACCGGCGAGAAGACGCCGCAGAAGGCGATGGACAACCTGGCCGAGGAAATGGACAACGTCATGGGCCGGCTGGAGCGTGCGGGCATGGCCAAGTGCGCGCCCAAGCTCGCGCCGAAGGGCGATCCCAACAAGATGCTGAGCGACGAGCACGCGCCTTGGAAGAAGCTGGCCAACGAGAAGCCCAAGGGCGAGACCATCGATTACGAGAAGCTGCTGACGGCCTGGAAGGAAGGCAAGGTACGCTGAGCGTCCGCGCGGACCTGCAGGGTTGCCGTGCTGCGGGCATGGCAGCCCTTTTTCATTGGAGGACTCGGTGTTCGGTCAGGCGACCGCGCGCTGCAGGTTGACGCGAGCTTGCGCTTCAAGGCGCGCACGGATCGACGGCGTGAGATAGAGCGAGTTGCGTGCCAGGAAGCTGCCGAGGATCTGGCGGCGCCGCGGCTCGAAGACCTCGGGCGGCACATGCGCATACTCGAAGCGGATCTGCTGCT is drawn from Variovorax sp. PBS-H4 and contains these coding sequences:
- a CDS encoding carbohydrate ABC transporter permease — translated: MNGTNKPINQKAWWLVLPVLLCVAFSAIVPLMTVVNYSVQDIISPERRVFVGTEWFASVMRDDELHGALWRQLGFSLAVLLVEIPLGICLALSMPSTGWKSSAVLVIVALSLLIPWNVVGTIWQIYGRADIGLLGWTLQRLGIDYNYTGSATDAWITVLVMDVWHWTPLVALLCFAGLRSIPDAYYQAARIDGASRFAVFRYIQLPKMRGVLMIAVLLRFMDSFMIYTEPFVLTGGGPGNATTFLSQYLTQKAVGQFDLGPAAAFSLIYFLIILLFCFVLYNWMQRVGTQTVEEPK
- a CDS encoding carbohydrate ABC transporter permease is translated as MNERRFRKRSIFLLLYILFALLPIYWMINMSFKTNEEILSSFSFFPQQFTWANYARIFTDESWYSGYINSLIYVGINTVVSLTVALPAAYAFSRYSFLGDKHVFFWLLTNRMTPPAVFLLPFFQLYTTVGLMDTHLGVALAHLLFNVPLAVWILEGFMSGIPREIDETAYIDGYSFPRFFLTIFLPLIKAGVGVAAFFCFMFSWVELLLARTLTSVNAKPIVATMTRTVSASGMDWATLAAAGVLTIVPGAIVIWFVRHYIAKGFAMGRV
- a CDS encoding DUF2160 domain-containing protein, which encodes MLEWMVWTTPVAVFFSCIALMLVAMTVWEVKSPTTLRRGWLPMETTRGDRLFIGLLIAAYINLVFIGIAGKLQEWLSLEAEPSIWISFVLSMLVLGLVMRKG
- a CDS encoding ABC transporter substrate-binding protein, which encodes MKIRYTALALAAAALAMQSASAGEAEAKKWIDSEFQPSTLNKDQQTAEMKWFIDAAKKLQAKGVREISVVSETITTHEYESKTLAKAFEEITGIKVKHDIIQEGDVVEKLQTSMQSGKSIYDGWISDSDLIGTHYRYGKIMSLTDYMANAGKEWTNPGLDVKDFIGTSFTTAPDGQLYQLPDQQFANLYWFRADLFARQDFKDKFKAKYGYELGVPLNWSAYEDIAEFFSTDVKTIDGKPIYGHMDYGKKDPSLGWRFTDAWLSMAGTADKGIPNGMPIDEWGIKVAADKCTPVGASVARGGATNSPAAVYALTKYIDWMKKYAPKEATGMTFGEAGPVPAQGQIAQQIFWYTAFTADMTKPGLPVVNADGSPKWRMAPGPNGPYWKQGMQNGYQDVGSWTFFKAHDPNKTAAAWLYAQFVTSKTVSAKKSVVGLTFIRESDIRHDYFTQNANKYGGLIEFYRSPARVAWTPTGTNVPDYPKLAQLWWKNVAEAVTGEKTPQKAMDNLAEEMDNVMGRLERAGMAKCAPKLAPKGDPNKMLSDEHAPWKKLANEKPKGETIDYEKLLTAWKEGKVR